Part of the Henckelia pumila isolate YLH828 chromosome 2, ASM3356847v2, whole genome shotgun sequence genome is shown below.
AGATGCGCCCATATTTATGACTTTTGTTTGACTAACAGTTAACTTAGATTAAACTGGCAATCAAACTCAAATTATCTGAGGTTTTTGTCTATGGTATTGTTTTACTTGGATGATAATAATTTAATGAGATCCTTTACTGAATGACCAAATGCATGTGCACCCTGCATGATAGCTATCAAATCTAATGCATTACAATGATAAAATGGATAATGTGAAGTTAACTGAAACTGAGGTACTGTTGTACTTTGGATGGCAGTATTTTGACATCTGTTTTTTCCGCGATGTCATTTATGCAGATTTAGTACCGCCCAGAAACTAGACAAACTTGGCATGCGTGGAAGTGATACGTAAGTCTGATTTCCAGATCATTTTCTTTTCTGCGAAGAATATGTGCTCACTTTAGCACAGAATGTCATGGTTATGATGTATGAAAAAAATTGCAGGTGTGAGCTAGTCTTTGAAAATTGTTTTGTTCCTGAAGAAAATGTTTTGGGCGAGGAAGGGAAAGGTATTGAAGTTAGCATCGGTTTAAGAATAAACTTGGCTTCAATTCTATGATgtatattttttctattttgaatgaaaatttAAAGTCACCCAACCCACCAGAGAGGGCTATTTGAATATGTAACAGACATAAAAGGCTCATAGTTCCTTTGCTGAAGTTTGAAAGACCGAAGAGTGTTTCTGCCGGAAGTACAATTTttcatttgagattttgaactTGTTTATCAGGAGTCTATGTCATGATGTCGGGATTAGATCTGGAGAGGCTTGTTTTGGCAGGGGGACCACTTGGACTCATGCAAGCATGTCTTGATGTTGTTCTTCCTTATGTTAAGCAGCGAGAACAATTTGGTCAACCGATTGGAGAATTTCAATTTATACAGGTTCAAAACTAACAGCAAAACCAAGAATCATCACTGGTTATTCAAAAATTCAACGTCTACGATTGATATTTTTGGTCTCAAAATGCAGGGAATGGTTGCTGACATGTATACTTCATTACAGTCTTCTAGGTGGAAGATTTAGATGACATTTAAACCGACATATTTGAATCACCACTTATGTCCCTACTATTATAGATTAACTAACTCCTCCCTTCATTACAGGTCGTATGTGTACTCAGTTGCACGGGACTGTGATAATGGACAGGTCAATCCAAGGGTGCGTCCAgcattgttttaatattttttcccTTCCTTTTTTTTAAAGGTTTTGGTGTGTCTGACTTCTCACGTCCACGAGGCTAAATCTCAAGTATTGGTCATATGCTGTCTTCCAGGACTGTGCTGGCGTTATACTTTGTTCAGCTGAAAGAGCCACGCAGGTTGCTCTTCAGGTCGGAAGATCCTCTTGATTTTACACCACTGTGTCTTGAATTCTTGAATTTAAGATTCTGACGCGCTCATATTATTAAGCTGGATGTGATATTTCTTTCGTGATCTTCTCTCAAATTCAATCATGAAATTAGAAAAAAATGAATTCTGTAGTAACTTTGGTTATTTGTTCAGGCTATTCAATGTCTCGGAGGCAATGGTTATGTGAACGAATATCCAACAGGTCGTCTTCTTCGAGATGCAAAGTTGTATGAAATTGGAGCTGGCACCAGTGAAATAAGAAGAATGATAATCGGCCGCGAGCTCTTCAAAGAACAGTGAGGCGGAAGTCAGGTAGAAACATTCATGATGTGACCTCGATTCCCAATGCTTGATGCTGTGAATTGCAGGATCTTAGCATTTTTAAAGATATCATTACAAACAATATTTAATGTGATTTGTTAGCTCTCATTCGTACTTTGCTGAAAATGTTAGTATAGGCTACACGCAGTTGATAGATCAATAAGATGTTGATTAATCCAAGTAgatatttgcaatattttgtGCTCTCTCACTCTTGTCCTATGCCATAGCACAGAACATATACTAGAAATATTCACTCTGTAAATCGGAAAAAAAAGAGACTAAAAACACCAATCAAAACAAAATGAAGGATATCAAATCATCGTCGCAGAAGATGTAAACAAAAGACATGCGTACGATTTGAACAAACCATGCCGCTTCTATCCCTTCCGAATCAACGAGAATACACATAATTTACAATTGAAAAACCTATCTATAATTGTCATTCTTGGCATGACATCTTAAGGCAGCTGCTGGTTCTCATTTTTCTGACTCCAAGATTACAAACAATTCAATAATCGAAACATTTCAACAGAAACCACCTTAGTAACCCCAACAATTATAAGATTCTGATGATAATTAAAGTTCACATGACGATAACACAGGCTCGTAGTCGATGACGGATTGGACATGGGAAAGCTTACTCAGCAGCATGTAAAAGTACAGCAGACATTGTATCTCAATAACCCATAATTCACATCTCAACAAGAGTTGCCGGAGAATCCAGCTGGCCCCCAGAAGCATCTGTCATGTGTGGTGCTTCTTCCAAACAGCTTTGAGTGTCATCACTGTTTATTCCAATGCTCAGTTTCTCCACTTCCTCTCGTGTGTATATGTGGATCTTTGAAACAACTTCAACAAATTCACTGCAGTGTAAGTCGAATATCCTACCAAAGTTAACATTTGAAAGGAACATACACAATAAAAAAGATGTCATGTTTGAATGGCAAAATATGATCGGAACGAGGCTTTTTGGCCTCGGTGACACCAATTTTCTACTGCTTGACTACTCAAAAAGTAATTAGCAGTGATGAGGAAGATAAAATTCTTGTTTCTTCTTATGATCCCACAGGCTTCATTGGCACAGAAGCTCTGGTCTAAAAGTGGAAAAGAGTTCATTTCGAATGTTTGAAACTTACTGCCATGGATCATCACCAACAACCATCATATCATTCTCGCTGTCGGTGTACAAAATACGCCATCCATTATTGGGATCACGTAAGAGTCCTTCCATGCTAAACAATCTTTCAAGTTCTGTCAACAGATCATCATAACCTTGTAGTCTTGCGAGATCGATGGCTCTCCCCACCAAGCTACCTTGCTTGTGAACCTATATGTATAAAAAATTAGCCGTAGATTCGCAAAACCAGTACTGTGCTTATTTGTATGTCGTTCGTTCAGTTTTACCTTTGTGCAACTCCTCTTACTTGGTCCTTGGGAATTAGCTGAAATATGATCTTCAGTCAATGAAAACCCGAAAAGTTTACATATGGGGACCTTATCCTtcaatttattttcatcattAGCGTTTTTTAGGTGCAGTATTGAAGTGGGGGGTGCTGATATCACCTCTGCTGCCCTCCGCTCATTTGAGAGAAATGGCACATTTCCATCTCTTGAAGTTCCACTTAAAATAGACGTCGGGTTTAATGGGCGATCTCCAGTCTGAATATTGGAAAAATTGGAAAGCATAAGAGGGCCTTGTCTGGCTCTGTAGACGCCCTTTTGCGGAAACAGCATGCGTCTAGAACCTTCAGAAGCTAGAGGATAAAAACAAGGTCGAGGCCTTTGATGATCGTCGAAAATATTGCCACCCAGTTCAGGCTTTGACCAAGCACCGAGGTTTGTATCGTTTCTCCCAGCTATAGATCTCAGTGAGCAAATTTCTTGACCTTGCAAGACCTCAGGAGACCAATTGGATTGCAGAAAGCCCGTGAAAGAGGAAGGAGCCTGATTTCCGACAAAGTCGGTGTAACAAGTTTTTTCAATCCTGTTTGGAATGGGATTTGTTGCCGCCGAATGAGACACAAAATCTAGCTGGTGGTTAATCCTGTCGCTTCTATAAACGGGTGATACTAAATTTACATTTTCTTGACCTTGCAAGACCTTAGAGGATCTTATAGACTCCCCAAAGTCAAAACGAGCACCCCCGCCTGCATTAAAGAAAAACCAGCATTCGTTCATGAAGTTGGATAAAGCCAAATGAGAGTTGATAACGCAGTTGAAAAGCCAAAAACAAACTGAAAGCTATATACCAACTATCGGGCTCCCAACTTGGGTAGCCAGTAGGCTTGACCTCAGTTTCTTGATTCTTGGGGAGGATTGGATGCTCAGAGGTGCAAAATTACCTGGGAATTCAATGTCCCATGGAGAAACTCGTTCTTGATGATTACTCACAATATTGTCGTCCCAACGAACCTATAAGTTATGCGGCAGTAGAAATCATGTCATGTAAATGGAAAATTGACAATGGTTTTGTTAAGTAAAATTGTATAGCATACCGTCAAGCTTCTCCATTTCGAGTTTGGCCATCTATAGGGATCCATGTCGCTGACTCCAGTCACCACTCCACTGAACCTGCTGGATCAAAGATGCTTCTTCTAAGTACATACATAGGAATGCACCAAAAAGACAGAACATCTCAGGTATTAATCTGCATTCTAAGGGACCTTCTTTCTGGAGAATCATCCAAGTCAAATTTCATTTTGAATCTCATTCCGATGGGTATCTGGCCTCTGGTACACTTCACATATTTTTCATGGGGAATGATGAAGTCAGCATGGCTCGCCCTGCGTCATGCGTAACATAATCCATCACAACCACAAGGAATAACGTGAAGATGCAACCGATCTGAGAAAGTAATATATTTGCGTGTTATAGTACCTAGGACTGTAGAAAACATGAAATGTGGTATTGCTTGATAATGCATTGGCTACTGAAGAAAGGACATTGGGATAGGAATTCTGGTTTTTAATGATGGAATCAGGAAGGCCGTTTCTTGGTCGAGCGGCTCTTCTAATCCCCAATCTCAAGTCTCCATCTTCTCCCCTACATGGTCACATAAGATGCATTAGAGGACTAATTAACCTAAGACTGCTTATTTCCACTAATCTGAATTCAACAGAAAAAGTTAGGTTAATGCCTTAATAAAGATGGCTAGGAGAATTTGTTTAGGGTGCCAATGGACTATTAAGCAAAATCATTGAGAATGAAGTGTTTATTTTCCAAGAATCAGAACTTTCATTTAATTTCTTCAATTAATCTTGCTTTTTCAAAAAATACAGGACCAAGGAGTTCAGATCATCAAGGTTTCTGGCAGCAGCACGTCATATGTATCGTGAATATGCGGCTCCAGAAACCCCATGGTTTGATGAAAATGTACCTCAGAAACAATACTGCATCTCCTGATACAAGATTCTTTTGGCTGACAAAAATACTCCACCCTGTTGTGAGCAAATGCCGCCTCGGCTGGCCTGCGATTTAAAATCAATTTGTCAAAATTTTCTACATCAGACCATAGATAGAACTGAAACTCATACCTCTGTAAATGTGTCTGAACTTCCATTCCACTCCGTGAAGATCTTTGGCTACGAGTTCTTGAGAGGGCCTTTGCTCTTTATAATCCTACAACACACACAAAAATCAGTCGAATCTTGGCAAACACAAAGAAAACATGTTAAGAGCATTCTTGTCAGGCCAAAAACTTTGTAGTACCAGAGGGGGAAAGCAATCTTCAGCAGCTCTACGAGGAACCGAAAACCCTCCGTGTGTGCTGGTATCAGAAGCAGTAAGAGTTTTGCAGAACATGTGGGACGTCAACTTTAAGGGTGAAGCTCCATTCTCATCCCCTTCAACTCCTGCGTTTTCTTTCTCCTTTCCTTCCAATTTTAGGCCTGCCAGCTAAACGAACACCATGACAGTATCAAGAATTGAAATTGAGCTTTAACCAAACTTAGTTTATAGCAGGAAGTAATCATGAATGAAGAAACAATGGTCACTGGTAATAGGAAACAAGAAACAATAAAAGTTGTTTAATTACCAATTATCCATACCTCTTGTAGAGGAAGCAGAGTCAGCTGAGTGTAGACCTCATCATTTTCTTTGTTAGCCTACTCAAGACAAAAACAAAAAAGGAAAAGGCAAACTCAATACAATTAATGAAAGAAATCACTGTATAGCTAGAGTGAAAGCTTCTATGTTCAAAAAGAATCTGAACTACTTACGAGTAGCCGAACATCCACAACCCGGCAAAAGATCTGCGGAGGGAGATCAAAAGTGGGCAGTTCCAATGGCGGAAAAGGTAAAGCAGAAGCAGCCTGTTCCATATGGCCTTGAGCAAAATACACCACCACACTCCCTTTCTCAGGCAAACTGGTGAGTGGGCCTGCGCAGGCATGCCACAACTCTGCGTACAGTGATGATTTAGGAGATTCTGAACTCGGAAAACCGGAACCTGATGCAGCATTCGAAGAACAAGATGAAGTTGAAGTAGACAAACATCGTCGAACACAACTACCAAATCCTCCAGTATCACATTTTCCTCCATTTTCGTCGCATGTATTCTTCTCCATCTCACTCAAAGCATGGTTCAGATCAATCTCCATCCCTTCCCCCAAGAATTTCACCTTTTCCTCGCTTTGATCAGAAACCca
Proteins encoded:
- the LOC140880970 gene encoding auxin response factor 4 isoform X2, with the translated sequence MEIDLNHALSEMEKNTCDENGGKCDTGGFGSCVRRCLSTSTSSCSSNAASGSGFPSSESPKSSLYAELWHACAGPLTSLPEKGSVVVYFAQGHMEQAASALPFPPLELPTFDLPPQIFCRVVDVRLLANKENDEVYTQLTLLPLQELAGLKLEGKEKENAGVEGDENGASPLKLTSHMFCKTLTASDTSTHGGFSVPRRAAEDCFPPLDYKEQRPSQELVAKDLHGVEWKFRHIYRGQPRRHLLTTGWSIFVSQKNLVSGDAVLFLRGEDGDLRLGIRRAARPRNGLPDSIIKNQNSYPNVLSSVANALSSNTTFHVFYSPRASHADFIIPHEKYVKCTRGQIPIGMRFKMKFDLDDSPERRFSGVVTGVSDMDPYRWPNSKWRSLTVRWDDNIVSNHQERVSPWDIEFPGNFAPLSIQSSPRIKKLRSSLLATQVGSPIVGGGARFDFGESIRSSKVLQGQENVNLVSPVYRSDRINHQLDFVSHSAATNPIPNRIEKTCYTDFVGNQAPSSFTGFLQSNWSPEVLQGQEICSLRSIAGRNDTNLGAWSKPELGGNIFDDHQRPRPCFYPLASEGSRRMLFPQKGVYRARQGPLMLSNFSNIQTGDRPLNPTSILSGTSRDGNVPFLSNERRAAEVISAPPTSILHLKNANDENKLKDKVPICKLFGFSLTEDHISANSQGPSKRSCTKVHKQGSLVGRAIDLARLQGYDDLLTELERLFSMEGLLRDPNNGWRILYTDSENDMMVVGDDPWHEFVEVVSKIHIYTREEVEKLSIGINSDDTQSCLEEAPHMTDASGGQLDSPATLVEM
- the LOC140880970 gene encoding auxin response factor 4 isoform X3 — translated: MEIDLNHALSEMEKNTCDENGGKCDTGGFGSCVRRCLSTSTSSCSSNAASGSGFPSSESPKSSLYAELWHACAGPLTSLPEKGSVVVYFAQGHMEQAASALPFPPLELPTFDLPPQIFCRVVDVRLLANKENDEVYTQLTLLPLQELAGLKLEGKEKENAGVEGDENGASPLKLTSHMFCKTLTASDTSTHGGFSVPRRAAEDCFPPLDYKEQRPSQELVAKDLHGVEWKFRHIYRGQPRRHLLTTGWSIFVSQKNLVSGDAVLFLRGEDGDLRLGIRRAARPRNGLPDSIIKNQNSYPNVLSSVANALSSNTTFHVFYSPRASHADFIIPHEKYVKCTRGQIPIGMRFKMKFDLDDSPERSRFSGVVTGVSDMDPYRWPNSKWRSLTVRWDDNIVSNHQERVSPWDIEFPGGGARFDFGESIRSSKVLQGQENVNLVSPVYRSDRINHQLDFVSHSAATNPIPNRIEKTCYTDFVGNQAPSSFTGFLQSNWSPEVLQGQEICSLRSIAGRNDTNLGAWSKPELGGNIFDDHQRPRPCFYPLASEGSRRMLFPQKGVYRARQGPLMLSNFSNIQTGDRPLNPTSILSGTSRDGNVPFLSNERRAAEVISAPPTSILHLKNANDENKLKDKVPICKLFGFSLTEDHISANSQGPSKRSCTKVHKQGSLVGRAIDLARLQGYDDLLTELERLFSMEGLLRDPNNGWRILYTDSENDMMVVGDDPWHEFVEVVSKIHIYTREEVEKLSIGINSDDTQSCLEEAPHMTDASGGQLDSPATLVEM
- the LOC140880970 gene encoding auxin response factor 4 isoform X1, with protein sequence MEIDLNHALSEMEKNTCDENGGKCDTGGFGSCVRRCLSTSTSSCSSNAASGSGFPSSESPKSSLYAELWHACAGPLTSLPEKGSVVVYFAQGHMEQAASALPFPPLELPTFDLPPQIFCRVVDVRLLANKENDEVYTQLTLLPLQELAGLKLEGKEKENAGVEGDENGASPLKLTSHMFCKTLTASDTSTHGGFSVPRRAAEDCFPPLDYKEQRPSQELVAKDLHGVEWKFRHIYRGQPRRHLLTTGWSIFVSQKNLVSGDAVLFLRGEDGDLRLGIRRAARPRNGLPDSIIKNQNSYPNVLSSVANALSSNTTFHVFYSPRASHADFIIPHEKYVKCTRGQIPIGMRFKMKFDLDDSPERSRFSGVVTGVSDMDPYRWPNSKWRSLTVRWDDNIVSNHQERVSPWDIEFPGNFAPLSIQSSPRIKKLRSSLLATQVGSPIVGGGARFDFGESIRSSKVLQGQENVNLVSPVYRSDRINHQLDFVSHSAATNPIPNRIEKTCYTDFVGNQAPSSFTGFLQSNWSPEVLQGQEICSLRSIAGRNDTNLGAWSKPELGGNIFDDHQRPRPCFYPLASEGSRRMLFPQKGVYRARQGPLMLSNFSNIQTGDRPLNPTSILSGTSRDGNVPFLSNERRAAEVISAPPTSILHLKNANDENKLKDKVPICKLFGFSLTEDHISANSQGPSKRSCTKVHKQGSLVGRAIDLARLQGYDDLLTELERLFSMEGLLRDPNNGWRILYTDSENDMMVVGDDPWHEFVEVVSKIHIYTREEVEKLSIGINSDDTQSCLEEAPHMTDASGGQLDSPATLVEM
- the LOC140880970 gene encoding auxin response factor 4 isoform X4; protein product: MEIDLNHALSEMEKNTCDENGGKCDTGGFGSCVRRCLSTSTSSCSSNAASGSGFPSSESPKSSLYAELWHACAGPLTSLPEKGSVVVYFAQGHMEQAASALPFPPLELPTFDLPPQIFCRVVDVRLLANKENDEVYTQLTLLPLQELAGLKLEGKEKENAGVEGDENGASPLKLTSHMFCKTLTASDTSTHGGFSVPRRAAEDCFPPLDYKEQRPSQELVAKDLHGVEWKFRHIYRGQPRRHLLTTGWSIFVSQKNLVSGDAVLFLRGEDGDLRLGIRRAARPRNGLPDSIIKNQNSYPNVLSSVANALSSNTTFHVFYSPRASHADFIIPHEKYVKCTRGQIPIGMRFKMKFDLDDSPERSRFSGVVTGVSDMDPYRWPNSKWRSLTVRWDDNIVSNHQERVSPWDIEFPGNFAPLSIQSSPRIKKLRSSLLATQVGSPIVGGGARFDFGESIRSSKVLQGQENVNLVSPVYRSDRINHQLDFVSHSAATNPIPNRIEKTCYTDFVGNQAPSSFTGFLQSNWSPEVLQGQEICSLRSIAGRNDTNLGAWSKPELGGNIFDDHQRPRPCFYPLASEGSRRMLFPQKGVYRARQGPLMLSNFSNIQTGDRPLNPTSILSGTSRDGNVPFLSNERRAAEVISAPPTSILHLKNANDENKLKDKVPICKLFGFSLTEDHISANSQGPSKRSCTKVHKQGSLVGRAIDLARLQGYDDLLTELERLFSMEGLLRDPNNGWRILYTDSENDMMVVGDDPWHCFKDPHIHTRGSGETEHWNKQ